From a region of the Paenibacillus sp. FSL R10-2734 genome:
- the rpoN gene encoding RNA polymerase factor sigma-54 has product MKLEHVHRQQMMQKQILSLQQIESLHLLSLTNVEIGELLQKEFEDNLLLEKLEQPTGTQQSQHVDPWCCQDQYDYNYADLKQFVWEQLDLHKYSDIELQVIQFLIGCLDEQGYVREKPEEVAALIRTSEDIVHRCLNDLRELEPVGIFSDSLSMCLLRQLDVLGVKDEIMRLIVEHYLQELADGQIGQLARRLGISTSQIRKYLALIEKLNPRPGIPIHKEVVHYVIPDIIVTGQGVQLTIQLNDKWIENYQLNANYLRVLTQGNLESSEYWDMQRKRVSFLLSAIEKRRRTLIRITQAIIELQGGELASRNALKPMILKHVAETLNVDRSTVSRAIKNKYIQYPNGAMLMKDMFMAPLRRDEEISSTDIKQVIAEMIASENRNKPFSDSQLVDMLKHKQYYISRRCVSKYREELGIKSSFERKYDEMK; this is encoded by the coding sequence ATGAAATTGGAGCATGTTCACCGACAGCAAATGATGCAGAAGCAAATATTATCACTTCAACAAATAGAGTCCTTACATCTGCTATCACTAACGAATGTGGAAATTGGCGAACTCCTGCAGAAGGAATTTGAGGATAATCTATTGCTAGAGAAACTTGAGCAACCCACTGGAACGCAGCAGTCTCAACATGTAGATCCATGGTGCTGCCAAGATCAGTATGATTATAACTACGCAGATCTTAAGCAATTCGTGTGGGAACAGCTGGACCTTCATAAATATAGCGACATTGAGCTTCAGGTTATTCAGTTCTTAATCGGCTGTCTGGATGAACAAGGATATGTTCGGGAGAAACCTGAAGAGGTGGCAGCTCTTATTCGTACCTCAGAGGATATTGTTCATCGGTGCTTGAACGATCTAAGAGAGCTTGAGCCTGTTGGTATATTCTCAGATAGTCTATCTATGTGTCTCCTGCGGCAATTGGATGTGCTTGGTGTCAAGGATGAAATCATGCGTTTGATCGTAGAACATTACTTACAAGAGCTCGCTGATGGACAGATTGGGCAACTCGCCAGACGCCTAGGCATCTCTACTTCACAGATAAGGAAGTATCTTGCACTCATAGAGAAATTGAACCCAAGACCAGGCATTCCCATTCATAAAGAGGTTGTTCATTATGTGATTCCGGATATTATTGTTACAGGGCAAGGCGTTCAGCTAACGATTCAATTGAATGACAAATGGATAGAGAATTATCAGCTAAATGCAAATTACTTACGTGTATTGACGCAAGGTAATCTGGAATCAAGTGAGTATTGGGACATGCAGCGAAAGCGAGTCAGCTTCTTGTTATCAGCCATTGAGAAAAGAAGAAGAACTTTGATTCGGATTACACAGGCGATCATCGAGCTTCAAGGCGGTGAGTTAGCAAGTAGAAATGCTTTAAAGCCGATGATTCTGAAGCATGTTGCCGAAACTCTGAATGTCGATCGTTCCACCGTAAGCCGAGCCATCAAGAATAAGTATATCCAATACCCTAATGGGGCGATGTTGATGAAGGATATGTTTATGGCACCGCTTAGAAGGGACGAAGAGATCAGTTCAACGGATATCAAGCAAGTGATTGCGGAAATGATTGCGAGTGAGAATCGTAACAAGCCGTTCAGTGATTCGCAGCTAGTTGACATGCTAAAGCACAAGCAATATTACATATCCAGACGATGCGTCAGTAAATATCGTGAAGAACTGGGGATCAAGAGCAGCTTTGAACGAAAATATGATGAAATGAAATGA
- a CDS encoding sigma 54-interacting transcriptional regulator produces the protein MIKICCITYKELDTLVRAAIANINTTELQITFVEGLREEIIPNVQREINNGAEVLLAGGANAKIAERVFSVPVLKYKISDFDYLTAIYRGLEIGTSVAIVNYRRGSFSDKVMKYVKEQQLSVHLITYEDTQELEAELLRSTANVVIGNAHAVEVAKRVEKEAILLYPGEQSILETLYGAQFMVEEIRKAKQRDEFANTVMRYTTNGLILIDDQETIIDYNLVAAELLAIHPFSMKNQSIDKVITAWDRDNYKHSRRKEYTYITTYNGQEILQKNIKLGTEPLLFSGAVIILIQLNDLVRAQIENDRRKHEERSRRGFTAKKYLADIIGTSYPIQCCIEDAKMYAKSYECILIYGETGVGKEVFAQGIHNESSRAEHPFVAINCGALSETLLEAELFGYDEGAFTGSKKGGKKGLFELAKGGTVFLDEIGEISPFMQTKLLRVLQEREIMKVGGECIIPVDVRIIAATNKDLEHCRHEEFRRDLLYRLNVLELHIPPLRQRKSDVAMLFEHFYMQRISILHAGLRIPKEVRALISLYSWTGNIRELQNVCARYCLYVERYMNPTSEELKRCIIKALGEEKILQSIMKKHNAEGQEITRELIYEIKDVLSYKRDKIAEVLGTSRTTIWRILKTEV, from the coding sequence ATGATCAAGATATGCTGTATTACATATAAAGAGCTGGACACCCTTGTGAGGGCCGCTATAGCGAACATAAATACTACCGAGCTTCAAATCACATTTGTCGAGGGACTTCGAGAGGAGATTATTCCTAATGTCCAGCGAGAGATTAATAATGGAGCAGAAGTGTTATTGGCGGGCGGTGCGAATGCTAAGATTGCTGAACGAGTGTTTAGCGTACCGGTATTGAAATATAAAATATCTGATTTTGATTATCTTACTGCAATTTATCGAGGGCTAGAAATAGGTACTTCTGTAGCAATCGTCAACTACCGCCGGGGAAGTTTCTCTGACAAAGTGATGAAATATGTGAAGGAGCAGCAATTGTCTGTACACTTGATTACATATGAGGATACGCAAGAGCTTGAAGCAGAACTTCTTCGATCGACTGCGAATGTTGTGATTGGTAACGCGCATGCTGTTGAAGTAGCGAAGCGGGTAGAGAAAGAAGCCATTTTACTGTATCCAGGTGAACAGAGTATTCTCGAGACCCTCTATGGGGCTCAATTTATGGTTGAAGAAATTCGAAAAGCCAAGCAGAGAGATGAATTCGCGAACACAGTAATGCGCTATACAACGAATGGTCTCATTCTAATTGATGACCAGGAGACCATTATTGATTATAATCTTGTGGCTGCTGAATTGCTGGCTATTCATCCTTTTTCAATGAAGAATCAAAGCATCGATAAGGTTATAACAGCATGGGACAGGGACAATTATAAACATAGTCGAAGAAAAGAATACACATATATTACGACTTACAACGGCCAAGAGATATTGCAGAAAAATATAAAGCTAGGTACCGAACCACTACTGTTTAGCGGTGCTGTAATTATTTTAATCCAGCTCAATGATCTAGTCAGGGCGCAGATAGAGAATGATCGGAGGAAACATGAGGAGAGAAGTCGTCGTGGATTTACAGCCAAAAAGTACTTAGCTGATATTATTGGAACATCTTATCCGATACAATGTTGTATTGAGGATGCGAAGATGTATGCAAAGAGCTATGAATGTATTTTAATCTATGGAGAAACAGGTGTTGGTAAGGAAGTTTTTGCTCAAGGAATTCATAATGAGAGCTCGCGAGCAGAGCATCCATTTGTGGCGATTAATTGTGGGGCTTTGTCAGAAACATTGCTCGAGGCAGAACTGTTCGGATATGATGAAGGCGCTTTCACTGGAAGCAAAAAGGGTGGGAAAAAGGGGTTATTCGAACTCGCTAAAGGAGGTACAGTATTTCTGGATGAAATAGGTGAGATTTCTCCTTTCATGCAGACGAAGCTCTTACGAGTGTTGCAGGAAAGAGAGATCATGAAAGTAGGTGGAGAGTGTATCATTCCAGTAGATGTAAGGATTATTGCAGCTACGAACAAAGATTTAGAGCATTGCCGTCATGAAGAGTTCCGGAGAGATTTATTATATCGCTTAAATGTACTGGAGCTGCATATTCCTCCTCTACGGCAAAGGAAGTCAGATGTAGCGATGCTATTTGAGCACTTTTATATGCAGCGGATCAGCATTCTACATGCAGGATTGCGAATTCCGAAAGAGGTTCGTGCTCTGATCAGTTTGTATTCATGGACAGGGAATATCCGTGAATTACAAAATGTATGCGCAAGATATTGCCTATATGTAGAGCGATATATGAACCCAACATCTGAGGAATTAAAGCGTTGTATTATCAAAGCACTAGGTGAAGAGAAGATCCTGCAGTCCATCATGAAGAAGCATAATGCTGAGGGTCAAGAAATTACAAGAGAGCTTATCTATGAGATTAAGGATGTATTGTCCTATAAAAGAGATAAAATTGCGGAGGTGTTAGGAACAAGCCGGACGACCATCTGGAGAATTTTGAAAACTGAAGTCTAG
- a CDS encoding helix-turn-helix transcriptional regulator: MKRQWLKIAREHKGLTQELVATKVMISRQYYGMLEAGIRNPSVPLAKRIAAVIGVDWTYFF; the protein is encoded by the coding sequence ATGAAGAGACAATGGTTGAAGATTGCTCGAGAACATAAAGGTTTAACGCAAGAACTTGTTGCAACGAAGGTTATGATTAGTCGCCAGTATTATGGAATGCTTGAAGCTGGGATAAGAAATCCAAGTGTTCCCTTGGCGAAACGGATTGCTGCTGTCATTGGTGTAGATTGGACATATTTTTTTTGA
- a CDS encoding helix-turn-helix transcriptional regulator: MLAKRLSDLRTKHNLTQQNMADYLGITRQAYGNYELGKRDVDTVTLANIADKLDTTTDFLLGRTNIPIQDHKLIKEEIAEYVTMFNDSELKTFLKEYVVAPKKQQQEIHRYWKMMRDAEILRKMGGWEEECQSSEQD; this comes from the coding sequence TTGCTTGCAAAAAGACTTTCGGATTTAAGAACTAAGCATAACTTGACGCAACAGAACATGGCTGATTATCTTGGCATTACAAGACAAGCCTACGGAAATTATGAATTAGGAAAACGTGATGTCGACACAGTAACTCTTGCAAATATAGCCGATAAATTGGATACAACAACCGATTTTTTATTAGGCAGAACTAATATTCCGATACAAGATCACAAACTAATAAAAGAAGAGATCGCAGAATATGTAACGATGTTTAATGATTCAGAATTGAAAACATTTCTCAAAGAGTACGTAGTTGCCCCGAAAAAACAACAACAGGAAATTCATCGTTACTGGAAGATGATGAGGGACGCTGAAATATTGCGCAAGATGGGGGGATGGGAAGAGGAATGTCAGTCATCCGAGCAGGACTAA
- a CDS encoding penicillin-binding transpeptidase domain-containing protein has protein sequence MIKRIKFRTLFIGGCITLFFLVLLVRVFWIQVLERDSWQAKAAEQWAHTSVNKAERGTIEDRNGKVLASDVPAYTVVVNPGAIAERGIGEEVITGLHELLGKPEDELKALVEAKDKNGKYLKNQELRNEGWKIDQELRNKVTEFIEILKDEHDTLETGVGLIREQKRYYPQQTLAAHILGYTDRDGIAIMGFEKYFDKQLKGADGKLLYQSDGNGIKLPYSEDTYKPVINGSNFKLTIDSTIQYYIEQAMQKAYDEYKPKSITVIAADPSTMEILGLANMPTFNPNEFWNYASDPGVFFNHAIKTRFEPGSTFKIVTLAGAVEENLFDPDATFMSGSIRIKGYGKPLYDQKRSGYGEISFLEGVKRSSNVAFVKLGYVMLGPERLLQYVDAFGFNDPTGIDLPGEISGLVNPTPSNASENATIAFGHGKIQVTPIQQLTAMSAIANGGKLMVPHVVKETTDPNTGKTTVSQPQMVRQVISEESARETSSYLEQVVADLDHGTGRHAYIEGYRVAGKTGTAIKPDGKGGYDRDKVHSSFLGYAPANHPKIVVYVGIDEPANAAGGGAAAGPVFKEIVSEALSYMGVPKFITGDGGSTSISVKTAPSVQRSAPDLTGETVQAARNLLINQGFDFETIGGGSDVISQYPKAGSLLDWGQRIYLLSQLGDQASIPDLRGQSLRDALEVLNLLKVKISVEGEGYITEQTESTQNGKRLVQLKLNRLNAYGEDIPLSTAEED, from the coding sequence ATGATTAAGCGAATTAAGTTTCGCACACTGTTTATTGGAGGGTGTATTACCCTCTTTTTTCTTGTTTTGCTCGTCAGAGTGTTTTGGATTCAGGTGCTGGAGCGGGATTCCTGGCAAGCTAAGGCCGCAGAGCAATGGGCCCATACTTCGGTGAATAAAGCTGAGCGTGGCACAATCGAGGACCGCAACGGCAAGGTGCTGGCCAGCGATGTGCCTGCCTACACGGTAGTGGTCAATCCTGGAGCAATTGCCGAGCGCGGCATCGGGGAAGAAGTTATCACCGGCCTACATGAACTGCTCGGCAAGCCAGAGGATGAGCTTAAGGCGCTCGTGGAAGCCAAAGACAAGAACGGAAAGTATCTGAAGAATCAGGAGCTCCGTAATGAAGGCTGGAAGATAGATCAGGAGCTGCGCAACAAGGTCACCGAGTTCATTGAGATTCTGAAGGATGAACATGACACTCTGGAGACTGGCGTCGGCCTGATTAGGGAGCAGAAGCGCTATTATCCACAACAAACACTGGCCGCACATATTTTAGGTTATACGGATCGCGATGGCATTGCGATAATGGGGTTCGAAAAGTATTTTGACAAGCAGCTCAAGGGTGCGGATGGCAAGCTACTCTACCAGAGCGACGGCAACGGCATCAAGCTGCCTTACTCGGAGGATACTTACAAGCCCGTGATCAATGGAAGTAATTTCAAGCTGACGATTGATAGCACAATCCAGTATTATATCGAACAAGCAATGCAGAAGGCTTATGACGAATATAAACCCAAGAGTATTACAGTAATCGCTGCGGATCCGAGCACTATGGAAATATTGGGGCTGGCGAATATGCCGACCTTTAACCCGAATGAGTTCTGGAATTATGCCTCCGATCCCGGGGTCTTCTTCAACCATGCCATCAAAACGAGATTTGAACCAGGCTCCACGTTCAAGATTGTAACGCTTGCTGGAGCGGTGGAGGAGAATCTGTTTGATCCGGACGCAACCTTTATGTCTGGTTCTATCCGCATCAAGGGGTATGGCAAGCCGCTGTATGACCAGAAGAGAAGTGGGTATGGCGAAATTTCCTTCCTGGAAGGCGTAAAGCGTTCAAGTAACGTAGCCTTCGTTAAGCTTGGCTATGTAATGCTTGGTCCGGAAAGGCTCCTCCAATACGTGGATGCCTTCGGATTTAACGATCCTACCGGTATTGACCTGCCGGGCGAAATCAGCGGACTCGTTAACCCGACACCTAGCAATGCTTCTGAGAACGCGACGATCGCATTCGGACACGGCAAAATACAGGTGACTCCCATTCAGCAGCTTACTGCTATGTCGGCCATCGCTAATGGCGGCAAACTGATGGTCCCACACGTGGTCAAGGAAACCACCGATCCCAATACCGGCAAGACTACCGTATCCCAGCCGCAGATGGTACGTCAGGTTATTTCCGAGGAAAGCGCCAGGGAAACTAGCAGCTATCTGGAGCAGGTCGTTGCAGACCTGGACCATGGAACCGGACGCCATGCTTACATTGAAGGCTATAGGGTAGCGGGCAAGACCGGGACGGCGATTAAACCTGACGGTAAGGGCGGGTATGACCGCGACAAGGTACACTCGTCCTTTCTCGGATACGCACCGGCTAATCATCCGAAGATTGTGGTCTATGTCGGCATTGACGAGCCTGCTAATGCTGCTGGCGGTGGTGCTGCGGCGGGACCGGTGTTTAAAGAGATCGTATCCGAGGCATTGTCATATATGGGTGTGCCAAAATTTATAACAGGCGATGGAGGCAGTACTTCCATATCCGTCAAGACTGCACCCTCCGTACAGCGCTCTGCACCCGATTTGACAGGCGAAACTGTGCAGGCGGCCAGAAATTTGCTGATTAACCAGGGCTTTGATTTCGAAACAATTGGAGGCGGAAGCGACGTGATCAGCCAGTATCCAAAGGCGGGCTCCCTACTTGATTGGGGACAGCGGATCTATCTGTTAAGTCAGCTCGGCGACCAGGCATCCATTCCTGACCTCCGGGGGCAGTCGCTGCGTGATGCTCTGGAGGTGCTCAATCTGCTGAAGGTCAAGATTTCCGTCGAAGGCGAAGGGTATATCACCGAGCAGACGGAATCAACCCAGAACGGTAAACGGCTTGTACAGCTGAAGCTTAACCGACTAAATGCATACGGCGAGGATATTCCGCTATCTACGGCGGAAGAGGATTAG
- a CDS encoding AraC family transcriptional regulator, with product MNRSWSTIPIAYAYWKDKSQFLLDHDIYENWTLLAVEKGRFHYELALGEREREGEAEFGDIVVCPPGMVFNRRTITPLTFHFVQFAWEEEPSEIEQERLTGKLSVIDRSRLLSTYSYMRQMGEQRHRKPEAEACLRHMLIDLWWLMEQERGEELSSNWSHTDPLMEKAQQWLLEHAYAPFSMKVLSERLGLSPVQLTRRFHAAYLMNPTEFVCALRMDRVCRLLAETSLSLDMIAQQCGYENGFYLSRVFRSKKRMNPSQFRKLHQV from the coding sequence GTGAACAGATCCTGGTCCACCATACCTATCGCCTATGCGTACTGGAAGGACAAGTCGCAATTCCTCTTGGATCACGATATTTATGAGAATTGGACTTTGTTAGCCGTAGAGAAGGGGAGATTTCATTACGAGCTTGCACTTGGTGAACGAGAACGCGAAGGAGAGGCGGAATTTGGCGATATCGTGGTATGTCCGCCTGGAATGGTCTTCAACCGCCGGACAATAACTCCGTTGACCTTTCATTTTGTACAATTTGCTTGGGAGGAAGAGCCATCAGAGATAGAGCAGGAGCGGCTTACGGGGAAGCTATCCGTCATAGACCGCTCAAGACTACTCTCGACCTATTCCTATATGCGGCAGATGGGGGAACAGCGACATAGGAAGCCAGAGGCAGAAGCTTGTTTACGTCATATGCTAATCGATTTATGGTGGCTCATGGAGCAGGAGCGAGGAGAGGAGCTATCTAGTAACTGGAGTCACACTGATCCGCTGATGGAGAAAGCGCAACAGTGGCTGCTGGAGCATGCGTACGCCCCTTTTTCCATGAAGGTACTGTCGGAACGACTTGGACTGTCTCCGGTTCAATTGACCCGCAGGTTCCACGCTGCTTACCTGATGAATCCGACCGAATTTGTCTGCGCGCTGCGGATGGATCGGGTATGTCGGTTGCTTGCAGAAACTAGTCTTTCCCTTGACATGATTGCCCAGCAGTGTGGGTACGAGAATGGTTTTTATTTAAGCCGTGTCTTTCGGAGCAAGAAAAGGATGAATCCATCGCAGTTTCGAAAGCTTCACCAAGTATAA
- a CDS encoding FAD-dependent oxidoreductase, which translates to MIQETVTTDITVIGGGLAGVCAAIAAARLGQKVALVNNRSVLGGNSSSEIRVWVCGATGHGTHRYVRETGIMGELFVENQYRNKDGNPYLWDMVVLEAVRAEKNIMLFLNTDVHEVEADGDEEQRFIRSVTGWMMGSERRIQWVSSIFLDCTGDGLIGFLAGARHRIGREAHDEYMEEWAPLVSDNITLGSTMLFYTKDAGHPVKYIPPSFAKDITTPTIPERRIIRSGDNGCSYWWIEWGGELDTVQQNEAIRDELWSVIYGIWDYIKNSGKFAADNLTLEWVGSLPGKREHRRFVGDYVLNQNDILAQREFPDRVAFGGWSIDLHPPQGMYSTESGSKHLHTDGIYHIPFRSLYSANVKNMLMAGRDISATHIAFGTTRVMATCAIMGEAAGTGAALCAQRNITPRQLYADYLEELQQTLLRQDASVIGLRSFDTHDLAQQASVTASGTLTRIAVERSVTTFSLTTDIGLLVPVEPSLNGLELLVDAKTDTILTVELWDTGRAENYVPHSRITAASAPVPIGGLHWIQLDIAWTPDQAQNAFLIIKANDQLSLHVSDSAHTGVLAFRKGLPPRAAAGMEEHREDQPVVQWSMGPFLRQLPCFRLLNHTDAFTPAKVADGYNRPYGGPHLWSSELLNASAPPWLKLTWEQPVVVSSIHLIFNDDVNEDLINLHHHTTPFEAIPELVKDYRIEAWTCDGWTTITEGTGNHKRKQVYTLPAPVSTDRLRIVVEATNGAPRAEIIAVRVYE; encoded by the coding sequence GTGATTCAGGAAACGGTGACAACCGATATAACCGTAATTGGCGGAGGATTAGCCGGCGTTTGCGCAGCCATCGCTGCCGCAAGATTGGGTCAGAAGGTAGCTCTCGTGAATAACCGCTCCGTTCTCGGAGGAAATTCCAGCAGTGAAATACGCGTGTGGGTATGCGGCGCGACAGGACATGGAACGCATCGTTATGTCCGGGAAACCGGCATTATGGGTGAGCTCTTTGTTGAGAATCAGTACCGAAATAAGGACGGTAATCCATATCTGTGGGATATGGTTGTGCTTGAAGCTGTTCGGGCCGAGAAGAATATTATGCTTTTCTTGAATACGGACGTGCATGAGGTGGAAGCGGACGGAGATGAAGAGCAGCGGTTCATTCGCTCTGTTACCGGATGGATGATGGGCTCTGAACGACGTATCCAATGGGTTAGCAGTATCTTTCTCGACTGCACAGGAGATGGACTGATTGGCTTTCTGGCTGGAGCCCGGCACCGGATCGGACGTGAAGCCCATGATGAATATATGGAAGAATGGGCACCGCTCGTCTCCGATAATATTACACTAGGCAGCACAATGCTCTTCTACACGAAGGATGCCGGGCATCCGGTCAAATATATACCCCCAAGCTTTGCAAAAGACATCACAACACCGACGATACCCGAACGCCGTATTATCCGCAGCGGTGATAACGGCTGCTCTTACTGGTGGATCGAATGGGGCGGAGAGCTTGATACCGTTCAGCAGAATGAAGCCATTCGCGATGAGCTCTGGTCGGTCATTTACGGGATCTGGGATTATATCAAAAACTCCGGCAAATTTGCCGCCGACAATCTGACGCTGGAATGGGTCGGCTCGCTGCCAGGTAAGCGGGAACACCGCCGATTCGTGGGCGATTACGTGCTAAACCAGAACGATATTCTCGCCCAGCGTGAATTCCCCGACCGTGTCGCCTTCGGCGGCTGGTCGATTGATCTGCATCCACCGCAAGGTATGTACTCGACCGAGAGTGGCTCCAAGCATCTCCATACGGATGGAATATACCATATTCCCTTCCGTTCGCTCTACTCAGCAAATGTGAAGAATATGTTAATGGCCGGTCGCGATATCAGCGCTACTCACATCGCCTTCGGCACGACGAGAGTCATGGCGACATGTGCGATCATGGGTGAAGCGGCGGGTACCGGGGCTGCGCTTTGTGCGCAAAGAAACATCACTCCGCGTCAGCTGTACGCTGATTATTTGGAGGAGCTGCAGCAGACACTGCTGCGACAGGATGCGTCCGTGATCGGACTTCGCAGCTTCGATACCCACGATCTCGCCCAGCAAGCCAGCGTAACCGCCTCCGGTACGTTAACCCGAATCGCAGTGGAGCGCTCTGTCACAACGTTCAGTCTGACAACGGATATCGGGTTGCTAGTTCCAGTCGAACCGAGCCTAAACGGACTTGAGCTTCTCGTTGACGCTAAGACAGATACGATACTAACCGTGGAGCTGTGGGATACAGGACGCGCTGAAAACTATGTGCCGCATTCCCGAATTACGGCGGCTTCGGCACCGGTCCCCATCGGCGGACTGCACTGGATTCAGCTGGATATAGCTTGGACACCAGATCAGGCACAGAATGCTTTTCTAATCATTAAGGCAAATGACCAGCTATCGCTACATGTGTCCGACTCAGCCCATACCGGAGTACTGGCCTTTCGCAAAGGCCTACCTCCACGGGCGGCTGCCGGTATGGAGGAGCACCGTGAGGATCAACCGGTCGTGCAGTGGAGTATGGGTCCTTTCCTGCGCCAGCTTCCTTGCTTCCGCTTGTTGAATCATACCGACGCATTCACCCCTGCAAAAGTAGCTGATGGTTACAATCGTCCATACGGTGGGCCGCATCTCTGGTCATCCGAATTGTTGAATGCATCCGCACCTCCATGGCTTAAGCTGACCTGGGAGCAGCCGGTAGTGGTTAGCTCCATTCACCTCATTTTTAATGACGATGTCAATGAAGATTTAATTAACCTGCATCATCATACTACCCCTTTCGAGGCGATCCCTGAACTAGTCAAGGATTATCGAATTGAAGCTTGGACCTGTGATGGCTGGACGACGATCACAGAAGGAACGGGTAATCACAAACGGAAACAAGTGTATACCCTGCCAGCGCCCGTATCTACCGACCGACTCCGCATCGTTGTTGAAGCGACCAATGGGGCTCCGCGAGCAGAAATCATCGCAGTTAGAGTGTATGAGTAA
- a CDS encoding polysaccharide deacetylase family protein, with the protein MLRIRFDCFPGGVHKALTLSYDDGRIHDRRLVEKCNQYGLKGTFHLNSGRLDEEDFVTREEVASLYQGHEVSTHTVNHPFLEQSPVEQMVTEIMEDRKTLEALVNYPVRGLSYPFGTSNDQLVALLPSLGIEYARTAVRQGGYDMPTDFLRWHPTCHHHQMVEHAQRFVALKQRHTKLALLYIYGHSYEFANNDNWELLDQLGEVVAGNPQIWFATNAEIVSYMRALQQLRFSADCRMVHNPTAQNVWIRVEADTVELPAGQITVLG; encoded by the coding sequence ATGTTGCGAATTCGCTTTGATTGCTTTCCAGGCGGAGTGCATAAAGCGCTCACACTTAGCTATGATGACGGACGGATTCATGATAGAAGACTTGTAGAGAAGTGTAACCAATACGGTCTGAAAGGGACCTTTCATTTAAATAGCGGTAGGCTCGATGAAGAAGACTTCGTTACACGAGAGGAAGTAGCTTCGCTATATCAAGGTCATGAGGTATCAACTCATACCGTGAATCACCCGTTTCTTGAACAATCACCAGTAGAACAGATGGTAACAGAAATTATGGAAGATCGAAAGACGCTGGAGGCTCTCGTCAACTATCCTGTTCGCGGCTTAAGCTATCCTTTTGGCACCTCTAACGATCAGCTCGTTGCGCTGCTGCCCTCGCTTGGTATTGAATATGCCCGGACCGCAGTAAGACAAGGTGGCTATGATATGCCGACAGACTTCTTAAGATGGCATCCAACCTGTCATCATCACCAGATGGTGGAGCACGCACAGCGGTTTGTGGCTTTGAAGCAACGTCATACGAAGCTGGCTTTACTCTACATTTATGGCCACAGCTATGAATTTGCCAACAATGATAATTGGGAGCTCCTCGACCAGCTCGGTGAAGTTGTGGCCGGGAATCCACAGATTTGGTTTGCTACGAATGCGGAGATCGTGTCATATATGCGTGCCTTACAGCAGCTGCGGTTTTCCGCTGATTGCCGAATGGTGCATAACCCCACCGCACAAAATGTATGGATCAGAGTGGAGGCAGATACAGTAGAGCTGCCGGCTGGTCAAATCACCGTGCTCGGTTAG